The following coding sequences are from one Lolium rigidum isolate FL_2022 chromosome 6, APGP_CSIRO_Lrig_0.1, whole genome shotgun sequence window:
- the LOC124665958 gene encoding transcription initiation factor TFIID subunit 13-like produces MQNPSGNNTAPPAAAAGKSKSSAQAAAAPSAHGHQPSPATPAVAKSKSSSQAAAGAHSSPATAAASKSKSSAHAAASGQASSSSHHHHIPGGAEAAASSLKRKRGVFQKDLQHMMYGFGDDPNPLPETVALVEDIVVEYVTDLVHKAQNVASKRGKLLTEDFLYLIRKDMRKLHRATELLSMNEELKQARKAFDVNEETLVVTNE; encoded by the exons ATGCAGAACCCTAGCGGCAACAACACCGCCCCGCCCGCTGCAGCGGCGGGCAAGTCCAAGTCCTCGGCGCAGGCCGCGGCAGCGCCTTCGGCCCACGGCCATCAGCCATCCCCGGCCACGCCTGCGGTTGCCAAATCCAAGTCCTCGTCGCAGGCCGCCGCGGGGGCTCACTCCTCcccggccacggcggcggcgagcaAGTCCAAGTCCTCGGCACATGCCGCGGCGTCAGGccaggcctcctcctcctctcaccACCACCACATCCCCGGCGGCGCTGAGGCAGCCGCATCGAGCCTTAAGCGCAAGCGCGGCGTCTTCCAGAAAGACC TGCAGCACATGATGTATGGGTTTGGGGATGATCCAAAT CCACTTCCAGAAACAGTTGCGCTTGTGGAGGACATTGTTGTTGAATATGTTACTGACCTG GTCCACAAGGCTCAGAATGTTGCTTCAAAGCGGGGGAAGCTCTTGACAGAGGATTTTCTTTACCTTATCCGTAAG GATATGCGTAAGCTGCACCGTGCTACTGAGCTACTCTCCATGAATGAAGAGCTCAAGCAAGCAAGGAAAGCTTTTGATGTGAATGAAGAAACGCTAGTGGTTACTAATGAGTAA